Proteins from one Panicum virgatum strain AP13 chromosome 7K, P.virgatum_v5, whole genome shotgun sequence genomic window:
- the LOC120642820 gene encoding OVARIAN TUMOR DOMAIN-containing deubiquitinating enzyme 7-like isoform X3, protein MVQKKKKAAAPAKLRKPPKRDAGKKLGKKADMTEFRAQLDSLGLKIVEVNADGNCFFRAMGDQLEGSEEEHMKYRAMVVEYIVKHREDFEPFIEDEVPFEQYCDSMLKDGTWAGHMELQAASLLTRRNICIHMLNSPRWYINNFSGREAANMIHLSYHHGEHYNSVRLREDPCQGPAMQVIIKTDANISSANNNAQTKAKDPKKSSHRSTYDQTSVKLIMAGTGCSDAAIAEHVLEEMDGDVDAAIEYMLVDRVAMGTDDMEGDPYLDYALDEFSKWHDENQSIEHKDQASCSSKDETVEKPNNSHSTHSKEKSKTKDCSCGTAKKHKVSCSLAAATTSREPPRAKGGQGKGQKGKKQKKKEQSEAAPVKVKQSAVVPDLGALCI, encoded by the exons ATGgttcagaagaagaagaaagcagCCGCGCCGGCCAAGCTCCGCAAGCCGCCGAAGCGCGACGCG GGAAAGAAGCTCGGCAAGAAGGCTGACATGACGGAGTTCAGGGCGCAGCTGGACTCCCTGGGGCTAAAGATAGTCGAAGTGAACGCAGATGGCAATTGCTTTTTCAG GGCAATGGGTGACCAGCTTGAGGGCAGTGAAGAAGAGCACATGAAGTACCGAGCAATGGTTGTGGAGTACATAGTG AAGCACCGTGAGGATTTTGAGCCATTTATTGAGGATGAAGTTCCGTTCGAACAATATTGCGACTCTATGCTAAAAGATGGGACTTGGGCTGGCCATATGGAGTTGCAAGCAGCTTCTCTTCTCACTAGAAGAAACATATGTATCCACATG CTTAACTCGCCGCGTTGGTATATAAACAACTTCTCTGGCCGTGAAGCTGCTAATATGATTCACCT GTCTTATCATCATGGTGAGCACTACAACAGTGTCAGGCTCAGAGAAGATCCATGTCAAGGTCCTGCAATGCAAGTTATTATCAAG ACGGATGCcaacatatctagtgcaaacaaTAATGCTCAAACAAAAGCAAAGGACCCGAAGAAATCCTCACACAGATCAACCTATGATCAAACATCAGTTAAATTGATCATGGCTGGAACTGGATGTTCTGATGCTGCCATAGCTGAGCAC GTTTTGGAAGAAATGGACGGAGATGTTGATGCTGCCATTGAGTACATGCTAGTGGATCGAGTTGCAATGGGTACTGATGATATGGAGGGAGACCCTTATTTGGACTATGCAT TAGATGAATTTTCTAAATGGCACGATGAGAACCAGTCGATTGAGCACAAGGATCAAGCTAGTTGTTCTAGCAAAGATGAAACAGTTGAGAAACCAAACAATTCACATTCTACACATTCCAAG GAAAAGTCCAAAACCAAGGATTGCTCTTGTGGAACTGCGAAGAAGCACAAGGTGTCTTGTAGTTTAGCCGCAGCTACAACATCAAGAGAACCTCCAAG GGCCAAAGGTGGCCAAGGAAAAGGCCAGAAAGGAAAGAAGCAAAAGAAGAAGGAACAGTCCGAAGCAGCACCCGTCAAGGTCAAGCAGTCTGCAGTTGTACCAGACCTAGGAGCTCTTTGCATATGA
- the LOC120640385 gene encoding cysteine protease 1-like: MAGVGRVLVAVALAFLVVLFASPAAAAAARGMARTEAQARAAYDLWLARHGKAYNALGERERRFRAFWDNVRFVDAHNARAGAHGYRLGLNRFADLTNDEFRAAYLSGAGVVRGGRNAAAGERYRYDGVEALPESVDWRQKGAVAPIKNQGQCGSCWAFSAVGAVEGINKIVTGDLVTLSEQELVDCSKNGQNSGCNGGMMDDAFAFIAGNGGIDTDADYPYTARDGRCDLVKKARTVVSIDGFEDVLRNDEKSLQKAVAHQPVAVAIEAGGREFQLYESGVFTGRCGTSLDHGVVAVGYGTEDGGQDYWLVRNSWGAGWGEAGYIRMARNVGARAGKCGIAMEASYPVKTGPNPGLSPAAPPPPVPCDRYSSCPAGSTCCCTYGVRGMCLAWGCCPAEGATCCKDRATCCPADHPVCNAKARTCARSRSSQDTVEALLRFPAKRQRGPLIAEELVIDSVFSI, translated from the exons ATGGCAGGCGTCGGCCGcgtcctcgtcgcggtcgcgctGGCCTTCCTGGTGGTCCTCttcgcctcgccggcggcggccgcggcggcgcgcggcatgGCGCGGACGGAGGCGCAGGCGCGCGCGGCGTACGACCTCTGGCTGGCGCGGCACGGCAAGGCGTACAacgcgctgggcgagcgcgagcgccggTTCCGCGCGTTCTGGGACAACGTCCGCTTCGTCGACGCGCACAatgcccgcgccggcgcccacgGGTACCGCCTCGGGCTGAACCGCTTCGCCGACCTCACCAACGACGAGTTCCGTGCCGCCTACCTcagcggcgccggcgtggtGCGCGGGgggcgcaacgccgccgccggggagaggTACCGCTACGACGGCGTCGAGGCCCTGCCGGAGTCCGTCGACTGGAGGCAGAAGGGCGCCGTGGCTCCCATCAAgaaccaaggccaatgcg GTAGCTGCTGGGCGTTCTCGGCGGTGGGCGCGGTGGAAGGGATCAACAAGATCGTCACCGGCGACCTCGTGACGCTGTCGGAGCAGGAGCTTGTGGACTGCTCCAAGAACGGGCAGAACAGCGGGTGCAACGGCGGGATGATGGACGACGCGTTCGCCTTCATCGCCGGGAACGGCGGCATCGACACCGACGCGGACTACCCCTACACGGCCCGGGACGGCCGGTGCGACCTCGTCAAGAAGGCCCGCACGGTCGTCTCCATCGACGGCTTCGAGGACGTCCTCCGGAACGACGAGAAGTCGCTGCAGAAGGCCGTCGCGCACcagcccgtcgccgtcgccatcgaAGCCGGCGGCCGCGAGTTCCAGCTCTACGAGTCG GGCGTGTTCACCGGGAGGTGCGGCACGTCGCTGGACCACGGCGTGGTGGCGGTGGGCTACGGCACGGAGGACGGCGGCCAGGACTACTGGCTGGTGCGCAACTCGTGGGGCGCCGGCTGGGGCGAGGCCGGCTACATCCGGATGGCGCGCAACGTGGGCGCGCGCGCCGGCAAGTGCGGCATCGCCATGGAGGCGTCGTACCCCGTCAAGACCGGGCCCAACCCAGGCCtatcgccggcggcgccgccgccgccggtcccctgCGACCGCTACAGCTCCTGCCCGGCGGGGAGCACCTGCTGCTGCACCTACGGCGTCCGGGGCATGTGCCTCGCCTGGGGCTGCTGCCCCGCCGAGGGCGCCACCTGCTGCAAGGACCGCGCCACCTGCTGCCCAGCCGACCACCCCGTCTGCAACGCCAAGGCCCGCACCTGCGCCCGGAGCAGGAGCAGCCAGGAcaccgtggaggcgctgctccGCTTCCCGGCGAAGCGCCAGCGGGGACCGCTGATCGCCGAGGAGCTAGTTATTGATTCCGTCTTCtccatttga
- the LOC120642820 gene encoding OVARIAN TUMOR DOMAIN-containing deubiquitinating enzyme 7-like isoform X4 — translation MVQKKKKAAAPAKLRKPPKRDAGKKLGKKADMTEFRAQLDSLGLKIVEVNADGNCFFRAMGDQLEGSEEEHMKYRAMVVEYIVKHREDFEPFIEDEVPFEQYCDSMLKDGTWAGHMELQAASLLTRRNICIHMLNSPRWYINNFSGREAANMIHLSYHHGEHYNSVRLREDPCQGPAMQVIIKTDANISSANNNAQTKAKDPKKSSHRSTYDQTSVKLIMAGTGCSDAAIAEHVLEEMDGDVDAAIEYMLVDRVAMGTDDMEGDPYLDYAYEFSKWHDENQSIEHKDQASCSSKDETVEKPNNSHSTHSKEKSKTKDCSCGTAKKHKVSCSLAAATTSREPPRAKGGQGKGQKGKKQKKKEQSEAAPVKVKQSAVVPDLGALCI, via the exons ATGgttcagaagaagaagaaagcagCCGCGCCGGCCAAGCTCCGCAAGCCGCCGAAGCGCGACGCG GGAAAGAAGCTCGGCAAGAAGGCTGACATGACGGAGTTCAGGGCGCAGCTGGACTCCCTGGGGCTAAAGATAGTCGAAGTGAACGCAGATGGCAATTGCTTTTTCAG GGCAATGGGTGACCAGCTTGAGGGCAGTGAAGAAGAGCACATGAAGTACCGAGCAATGGTTGTGGAGTACATAGTG AAGCACCGTGAGGATTTTGAGCCATTTATTGAGGATGAAGTTCCGTTCGAACAATATTGCGACTCTATGCTAAAAGATGGGACTTGGGCTGGCCATATGGAGTTGCAAGCAGCTTCTCTTCTCACTAGAAGAAACATATGTATCCACATG CTTAACTCGCCGCGTTGGTATATAAACAACTTCTCTGGCCGTGAAGCTGCTAATATGATTCACCT GTCTTATCATCATGGTGAGCACTACAACAGTGTCAGGCTCAGAGAAGATCCATGTCAAGGTCCTGCAATGCAAGTTATTATCAAG ACGGATGCcaacatatctagtgcaaacaaTAATGCTCAAACAAAAGCAAAGGACCCGAAGAAATCCTCACACAGATCAACCTATGATCAAACATCAGTTAAATTGATCATGGCTGGAACTGGATGTTCTGATGCTGCCATAGCTGAGCAC GTTTTGGAAGAAATGGACGGAGATGTTGATGCTGCCATTGAGTACATGCTAGTGGATCGAGTTGCAATGGGTACTGATGATATGGAGGGAGACCCTTATTTGGACTATGCAT ATGAATTTTCTAAATGGCACGATGAGAACCAGTCGATTGAGCACAAGGATCAAGCTAGTTGTTCTAGCAAAGATGAAACAGTTGAGAAACCAAACAATTCACATTCTACACATTCCAAG GAAAAGTCCAAAACCAAGGATTGCTCTTGTGGAACTGCGAAGAAGCACAAGGTGTCTTGTAGTTTAGCCGCAGCTACAACATCAAGAGAACCTCCAAG GGCCAAAGGTGGCCAAGGAAAAGGCCAGAAAGGAAAGAAGCAAAAGAAGAAGGAACAGTCCGAAGCAGCACCCGTCAAGGTCAAGCAGTCTGCAGTTGTACCAGACCTAGGAGCTCTTTGCATATGA
- the LOC120642820 gene encoding OVARIAN TUMOR DOMAIN-containing deubiquitinating enzyme 7-like isoform X1 — MVQKKKKAAAPAKLRKPPKRDAGKKLGKKADMTEFRAQLDSLGLKIVEVNADGNCFFRAMGDQLEGSEEEHMKYRAMVVEYIVKHREDFEPFIEDEVPFEQYCDSMLKDGTWAGHMELQAASLLTRRNICIHMLNSPRWYINNFSGREAANMIHLSYHHGEHYNSVRLREDPCQGPAMQVIIKTDANISSANNNAQTKAKDPKKSSHRSTYDQTSVKLIMAGTGCSDAAIAEHVLEEMDGDVDAAIEYMLVDRVAMGTDDMEGDPYLDYACKVDEFSKWHDENQSIEHKDQASCSSKDETVEKPNNSHSTHSKEKSKTKDCSCGTAKKHKVSCSLAAATTSREPPRAKGGQGKGQKGKKQKKKEQSEAAPVKVKQSAVVPDLGALCI; from the exons ATGgttcagaagaagaagaaagcagCCGCGCCGGCCAAGCTCCGCAAGCCGCCGAAGCGCGACGCG GGAAAGAAGCTCGGCAAGAAGGCTGACATGACGGAGTTCAGGGCGCAGCTGGACTCCCTGGGGCTAAAGATAGTCGAAGTGAACGCAGATGGCAATTGCTTTTTCAG GGCAATGGGTGACCAGCTTGAGGGCAGTGAAGAAGAGCACATGAAGTACCGAGCAATGGTTGTGGAGTACATAGTG AAGCACCGTGAGGATTTTGAGCCATTTATTGAGGATGAAGTTCCGTTCGAACAATATTGCGACTCTATGCTAAAAGATGGGACTTGGGCTGGCCATATGGAGTTGCAAGCAGCTTCTCTTCTCACTAGAAGAAACATATGTATCCACATG CTTAACTCGCCGCGTTGGTATATAAACAACTTCTCTGGCCGTGAAGCTGCTAATATGATTCACCT GTCTTATCATCATGGTGAGCACTACAACAGTGTCAGGCTCAGAGAAGATCCATGTCAAGGTCCTGCAATGCAAGTTATTATCAAG ACGGATGCcaacatatctagtgcaaacaaTAATGCTCAAACAAAAGCAAAGGACCCGAAGAAATCCTCACACAGATCAACCTATGATCAAACATCAGTTAAATTGATCATGGCTGGAACTGGATGTTCTGATGCTGCCATAGCTGAGCAC GTTTTGGAAGAAATGGACGGAGATGTTGATGCTGCCATTGAGTACATGCTAGTGGATCGAGTTGCAATGGGTACTGATGATATGGAGGGAGACCCTTATTTGGACTATGCATGTAAGG TAGATGAATTTTCTAAATGGCACGATGAGAACCAGTCGATTGAGCACAAGGATCAAGCTAGTTGTTCTAGCAAAGATGAAACAGTTGAGAAACCAAACAATTCACATTCTACACATTCCAAG GAAAAGTCCAAAACCAAGGATTGCTCTTGTGGAACTGCGAAGAAGCACAAGGTGTCTTGTAGTTTAGCCGCAGCTACAACATCAAGAGAACCTCCAAG GGCCAAAGGTGGCCAAGGAAAAGGCCAGAAAGGAAAGAAGCAAAAGAAGAAGGAACAGTCCGAAGCAGCACCCGTCAAGGTCAAGCAGTCTGCAGTTGTACCAGACCTAGGAGCTCTTTGCATATGA
- the LOC120642820 gene encoding OVARIAN TUMOR DOMAIN-containing deubiquitinating enzyme 7-like isoform X2 yields MVQKKKKAAAPAKLRKPPKRDAGKKLGKKADMTEFRAQLDSLGLKIVEVNADGNCFFRAMGDQLEGSEEEHMKYRAMVVEYIVKHREDFEPFIEDEVPFEQYCDSMLKDGTWAGHMELQAASLLTRRNICIHMLNSPRWYINNFSGREAANMIHLSYHHGEHYNSVRLREDPCQGPAMQVIIKTDANISSANNNAQTKAKDPKKSSHRSTYDQTSVKLIMAGTGCSDAAIAEHVLEEMDGDVDAAIEYMLVDRVAMGTDDMEGDPYLDYACKDEFSKWHDENQSIEHKDQASCSSKDETVEKPNNSHSTHSKEKSKTKDCSCGTAKKHKVSCSLAAATTSREPPRAKGGQGKGQKGKKQKKKEQSEAAPVKVKQSAVVPDLGALCI; encoded by the exons ATGgttcagaagaagaagaaagcagCCGCGCCGGCCAAGCTCCGCAAGCCGCCGAAGCGCGACGCG GGAAAGAAGCTCGGCAAGAAGGCTGACATGACGGAGTTCAGGGCGCAGCTGGACTCCCTGGGGCTAAAGATAGTCGAAGTGAACGCAGATGGCAATTGCTTTTTCAG GGCAATGGGTGACCAGCTTGAGGGCAGTGAAGAAGAGCACATGAAGTACCGAGCAATGGTTGTGGAGTACATAGTG AAGCACCGTGAGGATTTTGAGCCATTTATTGAGGATGAAGTTCCGTTCGAACAATATTGCGACTCTATGCTAAAAGATGGGACTTGGGCTGGCCATATGGAGTTGCAAGCAGCTTCTCTTCTCACTAGAAGAAACATATGTATCCACATG CTTAACTCGCCGCGTTGGTATATAAACAACTTCTCTGGCCGTGAAGCTGCTAATATGATTCACCT GTCTTATCATCATGGTGAGCACTACAACAGTGTCAGGCTCAGAGAAGATCCATGTCAAGGTCCTGCAATGCAAGTTATTATCAAG ACGGATGCcaacatatctagtgcaaacaaTAATGCTCAAACAAAAGCAAAGGACCCGAAGAAATCCTCACACAGATCAACCTATGATCAAACATCAGTTAAATTGATCATGGCTGGAACTGGATGTTCTGATGCTGCCATAGCTGAGCAC GTTTTGGAAGAAATGGACGGAGATGTTGATGCTGCCATTGAGTACATGCTAGTGGATCGAGTTGCAATGGGTACTGATGATATGGAGGGAGACCCTTATTTGGACTATGCATGTAAGG ATGAATTTTCTAAATGGCACGATGAGAACCAGTCGATTGAGCACAAGGATCAAGCTAGTTGTTCTAGCAAAGATGAAACAGTTGAGAAACCAAACAATTCACATTCTACACATTCCAAG GAAAAGTCCAAAACCAAGGATTGCTCTTGTGGAACTGCGAAGAAGCACAAGGTGTCTTGTAGTTTAGCCGCAGCTACAACATCAAGAGAACCTCCAAG GGCCAAAGGTGGCCAAGGAAAAGGCCAGAAAGGAAAGAAGCAAAAGAAGAAGGAACAGTCCGAAGCAGCACCCGTCAAGGTCAAGCAGTCTGCAGTTGTACCAGACCTAGGAGCTCTTTGCATATGA
- the LOC120642820 gene encoding OVARIAN TUMOR DOMAIN-containing deubiquitinating enzyme 7-like isoform X5, whose translation MAIAFSVFRAMGDQLEGSEEEHMKYRAMVVEYIVKHREDFEPFIEDEVPFEQYCDSMLKDGTWAGHMELQAASLLTRRNICIHMLNSPRWYINNFSGREAANMIHLSYHHGEHYNSVRLREDPCQGPAMQVIIKTDANISSANNNAQTKAKDPKKSSHRSTYDQTSVKLIMAGTGCSDAAIAEHVLEEMDGDVDAAIEYMLVDRVAMGTDDMEGDPYLDYACKVDEFSKWHDENQSIEHKDQASCSSKDETVEKPNNSHSTHSKEKSKTKDCSCGTAKKHKVSCSLAAATTSREPPRAKGGQGKGQKGKKQKKKEQSEAAPVKVKQSAVVPDLGALCI comes from the exons ATGGCAATTGCTTTTTCAG TATTCAGGGCAATGGGTGACCAGCTTGAGGGCAGTGAAGAAGAGCACATGAAGTACCGAGCAATGGTTGTGGAGTACATAGTG AAGCACCGTGAGGATTTTGAGCCATTTATTGAGGATGAAGTTCCGTTCGAACAATATTGCGACTCTATGCTAAAAGATGGGACTTGGGCTGGCCATATGGAGTTGCAAGCAGCTTCTCTTCTCACTAGAAGAAACATATGTATCCACATG CTTAACTCGCCGCGTTGGTATATAAACAACTTCTCTGGCCGTGAAGCTGCTAATATGATTCACCT GTCTTATCATCATGGTGAGCACTACAACAGTGTCAGGCTCAGAGAAGATCCATGTCAAGGTCCTGCAATGCAAGTTATTATCAAG ACGGATGCcaacatatctagtgcaaacaaTAATGCTCAAACAAAAGCAAAGGACCCGAAGAAATCCTCACACAGATCAACCTATGATCAAACATCAGTTAAATTGATCATGGCTGGAACTGGATGTTCTGATGCTGCCATAGCTGAGCAC GTTTTGGAAGAAATGGACGGAGATGTTGATGCTGCCATTGAGTACATGCTAGTGGATCGAGTTGCAATGGGTACTGATGATATGGAGGGAGACCCTTATTTGGACTATGCATGTAAGG TAGATGAATTTTCTAAATGGCACGATGAGAACCAGTCGATTGAGCACAAGGATCAAGCTAGTTGTTCTAGCAAAGATGAAACAGTTGAGAAACCAAACAATTCACATTCTACACATTCCAAG GAAAAGTCCAAAACCAAGGATTGCTCTTGTGGAACTGCGAAGAAGCACAAGGTGTCTTGTAGTTTAGCCGCAGCTACAACATCAAGAGAACCTCCAAG GGCCAAAGGTGGCCAAGGAAAAGGCCAGAAAGGAAAGAAGCAAAAGAAGAAGGAACAGTCCGAAGCAGCACCCGTCAAGGTCAAGCAGTCTGCAGTTGTACCAGACCTAGGAGCTCTTTGCATATGA
- the LOC120642820 gene encoding OVARIAN TUMOR DOMAIN-containing deubiquitinating enzyme 7-like isoform X6, producing the protein MKYRAMVVEYIVKHREDFEPFIEDEVPFEQYCDSMLKDGTWAGHMELQAASLLTRRNICIHMLNSPRWYINNFSGREAANMIHLSYHHGEHYNSVRLREDPCQGPAMQVIIKTDANISSANNNAQTKAKDPKKSSHRSTYDQTSVKLIMAGTGCSDAAIAEHVLEEMDGDVDAAIEYMLVDRVAMGTDDMEGDPYLDYACKVDEFSKWHDENQSIEHKDQASCSSKDETVEKPNNSHSTHSKEKSKTKDCSCGTAKKHKVSCSLAAATTSREPPRAKGGQGKGQKGKKQKKKEQSEAAPVKVKQSAVVPDLGALCI; encoded by the exons ATGAAGTACCGAGCAATGGTTGTGGAGTACATAGTG AAGCACCGTGAGGATTTTGAGCCATTTATTGAGGATGAAGTTCCGTTCGAACAATATTGCGACTCTATGCTAAAAGATGGGACTTGGGCTGGCCATATGGAGTTGCAAGCAGCTTCTCTTCTCACTAGAAGAAACATATGTATCCACATG CTTAACTCGCCGCGTTGGTATATAAACAACTTCTCTGGCCGTGAAGCTGCTAATATGATTCACCT GTCTTATCATCATGGTGAGCACTACAACAGTGTCAGGCTCAGAGAAGATCCATGTCAAGGTCCTGCAATGCAAGTTATTATCAAG ACGGATGCcaacatatctagtgcaaacaaTAATGCTCAAACAAAAGCAAAGGACCCGAAGAAATCCTCACACAGATCAACCTATGATCAAACATCAGTTAAATTGATCATGGCTGGAACTGGATGTTCTGATGCTGCCATAGCTGAGCAC GTTTTGGAAGAAATGGACGGAGATGTTGATGCTGCCATTGAGTACATGCTAGTGGATCGAGTTGCAATGGGTACTGATGATATGGAGGGAGACCCTTATTTGGACTATGCATGTAAGG TAGATGAATTTTCTAAATGGCACGATGAGAACCAGTCGATTGAGCACAAGGATCAAGCTAGTTGTTCTAGCAAAGATGAAACAGTTGAGAAACCAAACAATTCACATTCTACACATTCCAAG GAAAAGTCCAAAACCAAGGATTGCTCTTGTGGAACTGCGAAGAAGCACAAGGTGTCTTGTAGTTTAGCCGCAGCTACAACATCAAGAGAACCTCCAAG GGCCAAAGGTGGCCAAGGAAAAGGCCAGAAAGGAAAGAAGCAAAAGAAGAAGGAACAGTCCGAAGCAGCACCCGTCAAGGTCAAGCAGTCTGCAGTTGTACCAGACCTAGGAGCTCTTTGCATATGA